The Longimicrobiaceae bacterium nucleotide sequence GTGCTCGGCAAGATGCCGGCGCAGGTGCGCGGCATCTACCTCAACGCGTACTCGCTGGGGCCACGGCTGAAGAACCAGCTTCGCATCGCAGACGAGACGGAGATCAACACCTTCGTGATCGACGTGAAGGACGAGCGCGGTTTGCACTACAGGAGCCAGCTCGGACTCCAGATGCAGCTGGCGGATCCGAAGGAGATCACCATCCGCGACCTGAAGACGCTGGCCGATACGCTGCACAACCACAAGATCTTCCTCGTAGCCCGCATCGTGGTCTTCAAGGACCCGGTGCTCAGCAAGGCGAAGCCGGACTGGTCCATCCGCGCGCCGGGCGGCGGGCTGTGGCACGACAAGAAGGGCAACACCTGGGTGAGCGCCTGGGACCACGACGTGTGGAACTACAATATCCAGATCGCCGAAGAGGTGGCGCGCGCCGGCTTCGACATGATCCAGTTCGACTACGTGCGCTTCCCGGAGCCGTACAAGAGCCTGCCCGCGCAGATCCACCCGCACGCGCAGGGCGACCGCACCGACGCCATAGCCGCCTTCCTCAACCTCGCCAAGCAGCGCCTGCACCCGCTGGGCGTGCCCGTGGCGGCGGACGTGTTCGGCCTCACGCCCAACGACCCGGGCGACGTGGGCATCGGCCAGCAGTGGGAGACCATCTCCTCCACGGCCGACGTGATCGAGCCGATGATGTACCCGTCGCACTACCTGCCCACGCACCTTCCGGGCGTGCCGCACCCCAACCGC carries:
- a CDS encoding putative glycoside hydrolase, whose protein sequence is MQTQRSRLAALAAALALLAACGGDNGAKKTADAAKPAAGAPADSAAATANGAQPAATPGGDASQVLGKMPAQVRGIYLNAYSLGPRLKNQLRIADETEINTFVIDVKDERGLHYRSQLGLQMQLADPKEITIRDLKTLADTLHNHKIFLVARIVVFKDPVLSKAKPDWSIRAPGGGLWHDKKGNTWVSAWDHDVWNYNIQIAEEVARAGFDMIQFDYVRFPEPYKSLPAQIHPHAQGDRTDAIAAFLNLAKQRLHPLGVPVAADVFGLTPNDPGDVGIGQQWETISSTADVIEPMMYPSHYLPTHLPGVPHPNRMPYETLFKSEGMAVLRTQAMKQAGIPTARNIPWLQAFSAPWVDKNYTYGPQQLRDQVRGVYDTGLDDWVLWSPGSKYDPFVPGLERQTASHARSGYAAPNDVKSTIAIFERQGVAEARRKAADQ